From the Micromonospora echinospora genome, the window GGCGCAGGGTCACCTCGACCGTCCCCGGCGGCGCGGCGGCGGAGCCGGCGTCCCCGCCGGTGCCGCCGACCGCGGTGGCGAAGATCCCGGCGCTCCAGCCGCCGTTGCCCGAGCCGGGCGGTCCGTTGTAGCGCGCCTCGATGATCATCCGGTAGGTCCTCCGTCGCCACGGCCCGGCGGCGGTGCCGGGCCCTCGGGCAGCCTGCCACGTCCCCCCGCCCGCCGACAGGTCCCCGGCCGGCGACAGGCGTTCATCCGATCGACACCCACCGAACCGGTGCCCGGCAACCCCGGTCGCCTACACAGTGCTCATGGCCGTTCCGAACGCCCCTGGCACCCCCCTGACGACCAGTGGATACACCCTGCACATCGCCGACCGCCCGGCCGAGGTGGCGGCCGCCCAGCGGCTGCGGCACGAGGTGTTCGGCACCGAACTCGGCGCCACCCTGCGCCCCGGCGCCGCCGGGCTGGACACCGACGACCTCGACCCCTGGTGCGACCACCTGATCGTCCGCGAGGAGCGGACCGGCGCGGTGGTCGGCACGTACCGGCTGCTGCCGCCGGGGCGCACCGACCGCCGGTACGCCGAGCAGGAGTTCGACCTGACCGCGCTCGACCCGCTCCGGGACGACCTGGTCGAGGTCGGTCGCTCCTGCGTGCACCCGGACCACCGCTCCGGAGCGGTGATCAACCTGATGTGGGCCGGCATCGCCCGCTACCTGCACCTGCGGGGACGCCGCTGGCTGGGCGGCTGCGCCTCGGTGCCGCTGACCGACGGCGGGCACACCGCCGCCGGGGTGTGGGAGCGGGTGCGGGCCGGGCACCTCGCGCCCCCGCCGCTGCGGGTCCGGCCGCACCGCCCCTGGTTCGCCGAGCCGGACGCCCCGCCGGCCGACGACGCCGGGCGGACCGTGGTGCCGCCGCTGCTGCGCGGATATCTGCGGCTGGGCGCGTGGGTCTGCGGCGAACCCGCCTACGACCCGGACTTCGCGGTGGCCGACTTCTACGTGCTGCTCAGCCTGGACCGGATGAACCCGCGCTATCTGCGGCACTTCCTCGGTGACCCGGCCGCCCCACGCCGGGCCGGGGCCACGGCGTGAGCGCCGTCGGGTACGACCTCTGGCGTCCGCTCTCCGCGTGCGGCGCGGACTGCCTGCCGGCCGACGGCCACGTGTCGGCCGTACCGGTCACCCGGCGGGTGGCCCGCCTGCTGGCCGTACTCGGGATGCTGCTGGCCGGAGCCGCGCTGGCCGCCGCGCTGCCGCTGCTGCCCGCTCCCGCCCGGCGGGCCGGGTGCCGGGTCTGGGCGCGCGGCACGGCGCGGGCGTTCGGCGTGCGGCTGGTGGTCCGGGGTCGACCGCCGCGCGGCCGGGCGCTGCTGGTCGCCAACCACGTCTCCTGGCTGGACGTCATGGCGCTGCTCGCGGTCGCCCCGGCCCGGATGCTGGCCAAGAGGGAGGTGCGGGACTGGCCCCTGGTCGGCCTGCTCGCCCGAGGGGCCGGCACGGTCTTCGTCGACCGCTCCCGCCCCCGGGCGCTGCCGGCGACCGTGCGCCGGGTGGCCGACCTGCTCCGGGCGGGCCGGCAGGTCGCGGTCTACCCGGAGGGAACCACCTGGTGCGGTACGGTCGACCCGGTCCACGCCCGACCCCGGCCGGGCTTCCGGCCGGCGGTGTTCCAGGCGGCGGTCGACACCGGCACACCGGTCGTGCCGGTCCGGATCGCCTACCGCTGCGCCTCGGCCGGCGTCGACACCACCGTCCCGGCCTTCCTCGGCGAGGAGAACCTCTGGCGGTCGATACGGCGGGTGCTCGGCGCCCGGGACCTGGTGGTGTCGGTGACCGTCGGCGCGGCCCTGCACCCCGGGCCCGGGGCGGACCGGCGCGGCCTGGCCCGGACGGCGGAGTCCGCGCTGCGGCTGATGCCGGTGTGGAAGAGTGGCACCTGAGTCCGGTTCCCCGAGCCGGACGGCTTTCAGGGTTTTTGCAGGAAGCGCCCAGCCCGGGCGCAGCGTCGTCACGGATGATGGCCACATGGCCCCTACCCAGACCGAGGCGCGACTGCTCGTCGTCGAGGACGACCCCAACATCCTCGAACTCCTCTCCGCGAGCCTGCGTTTCGCCGGCTTCGACGTGGCGACGGCGACCAGCGGCAGCGCGGCGTTGAGCGCCGCCAAGGACCATCGCCCCGACCTGGTCGTCCTCGACGTGATGCTGCCCGACCTCGACGGCTTCGAGGTGATCCGGATGCTCCGCGAGGGCGGCACCCGGACACCGGTGGTCTTCCTGACCGCGCGGGACGCCACCGACGACAAGATCCGGGGCCTGACGCTGGGCGGC encodes:
- a CDS encoding lysophospholipid acyltransferase family protein, which encodes MSAVGYDLWRPLSACGADCLPADGHVSAVPVTRRVARLLAVLGMLLAGAALAAALPLLPAPARRAGCRVWARGTARAFGVRLVVRGRPPRGRALLVANHVSWLDVMALLAVAPARMLAKREVRDWPLVGLLARGAGTVFVDRSRPRALPATVRRVADLLRAGRQVAVYPEGTTWCGTVDPVHARPRPGFRPAVFQAAVDTGTPVVPVRIAYRCASAGVDTTVPAFLGEENLWRSIRRVLGARDLVVSVTVGAALHPGPGADRRGLARTAESALRLMPVWKSGT
- a CDS encoding GNAT family N-acetyltransferase, whose product is MAVPNAPGTPLTTSGYTLHIADRPAEVAAAQRLRHEVFGTELGATLRPGAAGLDTDDLDPWCDHLIVREERTGAVVGTYRLLPPGRTDRRYAEQEFDLTALDPLRDDLVEVGRSCVHPDHRSGAVINLMWAGIARYLHLRGRRWLGGCASVPLTDGGHTAAGVWERVRAGHLAPPPLRVRPHRPWFAEPDAPPADDAGRTVVPPLLRGYLRLGAWVCGEPAYDPDFAVADFYVLLSLDRMNPRYLRHFLGDPAAPRRAGATA